GTGTAGGTGATGGTGGAGCTCGATCCGATCGTTGCGACCGCACACAAAGGGGCTATCAGGTCTTGGAACTGCGCGCTCCCACGCTCTTGCTTCGGAGGAGGATCTCGGTGCGGGTGATGCCGCTTCCGAGTTTGACCAACTCGGCGCGCTCGATTGTGCCCCGCCCCGCGACCTGCGCTGTGGCCAGCATCGTCGCCACCCCGGCTTGTGAGTCGCCCTTCACCACGGCTGTCGTCTTGCCCGTCTTCTTCATCACCACGGGTGGTCCTGACAGCTGCGTCCAGGTCACTCGCTTGACTCGGGTGTTCCGGGAGTGCGCGACGAACTGCATTCGGGCACGTCCGTTGGCCAGCACACCGGGCGATTCGACAGTGAACTCGGTTCGGGAGTTGTTGTAAGTCCTTCCCTTTCCGGTGACCCTAGCTGTGTCCAGGATCTCCTTCTGCGTACCCGCCGGCATCGTGACCTTGGCTCGCTCAATGGGCACAACGGTGAGTCGTACAGTGCGCGTGAGCGCCGCGCCGCCGCTGGCGGCTCTCACTCGGAACGCCACCCTGGCGGGCTTGTCCAGGTCTGTGGGCGCGATTGCGTTCACGCTGCTGGCTCCGTTGGTGTTGCTTATCGACCGATCCGTCAGCCGCATCTCGGGGCCACCGACCTGTTTCCACGCGAAGTCGACCGGCTGGCCCGCCGCGCTGGGGACGATGGCACTCAGGGCAACGGCGCGGTCTTGGATCGTCGTCCCTGAACCGACGGAGACCAGGGCGTTGTCCTTGTTGTTCCCGGACGATTCGGTGCGCATCCGCAATCGGGGGAGCAACTCGCTGGTTTCCGTTGCCTTGACTCTGCCGGGTCGCCACCCATCGGTCCGATAGGTGCCCACCGGTCCCGTCGCACCCCCAATCGCGTTGACGATCCGCTGCTCCTTCCAGGTCGCAACGACAACTACCCGAGCCTTGCCACGGGCACCTTCCCGTACGGCGAGATCGGCGGTCAGCTTCGACGGACTGGTCGCGGAACCTACGGTCCTGCGATAGGCACACACGGTGTCGTCTTTGCTCGGGTCACAGGACCAGCGAGTACCCTTGACCGCGGAGATCCGGCCACTCTCGGCCGTGATCCGCACTTGGACATCTTTGGCGCGGACGCCTGGGTTGGCTCGTCGCACGAGTGGGATAGTCACCGTGGCCTGGCCCCCTGGGCGAACTGTGTTGTCCACCTGAACATCCGCTCCGAACGCCGGGCCCACGGTGTTCCACTGCGATCGCCAGATGGTCTTCTCATCGGTGGTGAGTTCGCTCAGTGGGACGCCCGGATCGACGATGACCCGGTTGGCGACGAGCAGATCGGCGGGGTTGCCTCCGTCCCCGGAGAACCCCGCAGGGACGGTGGCGGCGGCACCGACCGGTGGCTGCGACACAGCTGGACTCGGGTCTGCCGGGGCGGTGTCGGGGCCGGCGGTCTCGGTTGCGAGGAGAGTTCTTCGGCCAACGCCGCGACGGGCGCTGCCGTCGTGAGCAGGGAGCCGGCAAGCGCCGCCGCGACGTAACGGGTCCATCGCCGCGGTGTGGGTCGTCGCAACTGTCGGGCCACCGAGAGCCTCCACTGGTCCACTGACACTAGAATTCTGAAACCCGGGTTTGACCGGGATCACGCGAGCCGTGAGGTCACACAGTGTGCTGGTTCGATTACTGGAAGGCAATCGGAAGCGGCAGTGATCCGGCGCGCCGTCGCCGAGCCGAATCGCGATCGTGGGCCACGGCGGTGTGCGGATGACCTGAGCAGGGCGGTGGGAACTCCGCCGACGATGGCACATGATCCGGTGTCGCTGACGGGGATGGGGCTACAGGTCCTTGGTGCCTTCGTCGCGTTCGGCGCCCAGCGTGCCCAGGTACAAGGCGATGACTTTGGGGTCGTGCGCGAGGTCGCGGCCGGTGCCGGTGTAGGCGTTACGTCCTTGGTCCAGCACGTAGCCTCGGTCAACGATCTGCAGGCAACGGCGAGCGTTCTGCTCGACCATGATCACGGTCACGCCCGCGTTGTTGATGTCCCGCACGCGGACGAACACCTCGTCCTGCAGTGCGGGGAGAGGCCCGCGCTCGGTTCGTCGAGGAGCAGTACCGACGGCTCCATCATGAGTGCTCGGCCCATCGCCAGCATCTGACGCTCACCACCGGACAGCGCCGACGCGCGTTGTTTGCGCCGTTCGCCGAGTCGCGGGAAGATCCCGCAGACGTAGTCGAACCGCTGCTTGAAGTTCTTGGGGGCGAGGTAGGCGCCCATCTGCAGGTTCTCCTCGATCGTCAGCGAGGGGAACACGTTGTTGGTCTGGGGGACGAACCCCAGACCTTGGCGCACGAGCCGGTCCGCGCGCAGGTTGGTGATG
This sequence is a window from Candidatus Nanopelagicales bacterium. Protein-coding genes within it:
- a CDS encoding ABC transporter ATP-binding protein, whose protein sequence is MSTTDPYDPLDPINPLEPGSDKFMQQLHVDAEQDTRSKELTTRDHHLATSGNALLRADEVVAGYIPGVNILNGCDFYVDDGEMVGIIGPNGAGKSTLLKALFGLVRIRTGTVTLKNEDITNLRADRLVRQGLGFVPQTNNVFPSLTIEENLQMGAYLAPKNFKQRFDYVCGIFPRLGERRKQRASALSGGERQMLAMGRALMMEPSVLLLDEPSAGLSPHCRTRCSSACGTSTTRA